The genomic interval TTAAATTTTATATAAATGAAATTAAAATGTGGAATTATAGGCCTTCCAAATACAGGAAAGTCAACATTTTTTAATCTAATTTCCAACTCCAAAGTTTTATCAGAGAATTTTCCTTTTTCTACCATAGAACCAAATTATGGAATTACAAAAGTTCCAGATGAAAGACTATATGAACTAAAAAAAATTGTTAATCCTACAAAAATAATTCCATCCGAAATAAAAATAGTAGATATCGCTGGGTTAATTAAGGGGTCGCATAAGGGTGAAGGTTTAGGAAATCGATTTTTATCTCATATTCGTGAAACAAATGTCATTATCCACATGATACGTTTTTTCCACGATCTAAGCATTCTTCATGTAGAAGGATCTGTAAATCCTATTAGAGATAAAGAAATTATTGATATGGAATTACAGTTTAAAGATCTAGAAACGATAGAAAAAAGATTAGAAAAAGTCACTAAAAAAAATAGAATCAATAAATCAACACATATACTGAAAAAAATTTTTTCTTTTTTAAAAAAAGGAAAAAATATTAGAATGTATCCATTTAAAGAAAATGATAAAGAATATATAAAAGATTTGCAATTACTTACTGTAAAGCCTGTTATTTATGTATGTAATATAGACGATAGGTCAGAAATTAATTTACATATAATAGAGAATATGAAAAAAATAGTAGAAATGGAAAATTCTACTTTGGTAATTTTATCACTAAAAAAAAATTGTATAGCAATTGATCAAGTGCTGAAAAAAACATATGAATTATTAAACTTACAAAGTTTTTTTACAGTAGGAAAAAAAGAAATTAGGTCTTGGTCGATTCCCAATCCGTGCACAGCTCATGAAGCTTCTTCAGTTATTCATACAGATTTTCAAAAAGGATTTATTCGTGCAAAAGTTATTCATTATGATGATTATATAAAATACGGATCTGAAGAAAATGTAAAAAAAGAAGGAAAAATGTTCTTAGCTGGAAAAAATTATCTCATTCAAGATGGAGATGTTATTCATTTTATATTTAATAAATGAAAAATTTATTTACATTAATATTAATAGCTTGTAAAGTTTCAAAAATAAGCAATACAGCTTGTTCTACATCTTTTTTATGAACCATTTCTACTGTGGTGTGCATATATTTAAGAGGAATGGAAATTAATCCAGACAATACTCCCTTATTGGAATAAGCAAAAGCATCTGTATCTGTTCCCGTGTCTCTAGATGAGACTAAACGTTGAAAATATATTTTTTTACTGTTAGCAGTATTAATAATCAATTCTCTAACATTTTTATGTATTGAAGGAGCATATCCAATAACAGGTCCAAATCCGCATCTAATATCACCTTGTATTTTTTTATCAATCATAGGAGTAGAAGTGTCATGTGTAACATCTGTAACAATAGCTACATTGGGTTGGATAGTTTGAGATATCATTTTAGCTCCTTTTAATCCTACTTCTTCTTGAACTGAATTCACTATGTACAATCCAAATTTTAAATCAATCTCATTTTTTATTAGCATTTTTGCTACTTCCGCTATAATAAAACCTCCTATTTTATTATCTAACGCTCTAGACACAAAATAATTGTGATTCATGATCAAAAACTGATCCGGATAAGTAATCATACAACCTACATGAACTCCCATATTAATTGCTTCAGTTTTACTGGAAACACCAATATCTACAAAGATATTATCTACATTAGGATTAGGAGATTTTTCTTCTGAAGCTTTTCTTGTATGAATTGCAGGCCATCCAAATACTCCATGTACAAATCCTTTTTCCGTATGAATGATTACTCTTTTAGATGGAGCGATTTGGGGATCTGATCCTCCATTACGAGATACATATATGATTCCTTCTTCTGTGATATAATTAACATTCCATGATATTTCATCAACATGAGCTTCAATAATTAATTTGTATGGAGAATTAGGATTAATGATTCCTACTGCTGTACCATATAAATCGGTTTGTATTTTTTCTACATAAGAACTAATATGATTAATCCATATTTTTTGTCCTACGTTCTCATATCCTGTTGGAGAATATTCATTTAAATATTTTTCAAGAAATTTAATAGAATCACTATCAATTGAATATGAAACATTGCTCATTTGTTCTATTTATTTTTACTTTAAAATTCAACTTAAATTTTGATTGTCTTAAACAAGAATGGATCCTTTAAATATAAATTTAACACTTCCGGTTAAAGAGACATTTTTATATTCATTTTTTGTTTTTGTTAATGAAACCCATAATTTTCCTCCAAGAGTTTGAACTAAAATTTCCTCAACATTATCTTTATTTTTTATTTTATTCGTTTCACATGCAGCAATAACAGAGGCGACAACTCCTGTTCCACAAGATAAAGTTTCATTTTCAACTCCTCTTTCATAAGTACGTACTTGTAAGGCGTTATTTTCAAGTATTTTTACAAAATTTACATTTACTCCTTTTTCTAAATAAGGACTTTGAAATCTAATTTTTTTCCCTTCTTTATATACATTTTTTTCTTTTATATTCTCTGCAAATAGAATATGATGTGGAGATCCTGTATTTAGAAATACGTGTTTTGTATGAATTTCTATTGTATTTTTATCTATATTAAGTAGATTAATGGAAACTAAATTATCCTTTATAAATCCGTTATGATCTCCATCAATAGCTCTGAAATGAATTTGATTTTTTTTAGTGATTCCTAATTTTTTATAAAAAAAAATAGCACATCTTGCTCCATTCCCACACATTGTGCTTTCTTTTCCATCGGAATTATAATATTTCATATAAAAATCACTTTTATATTCATCATCATTTTGAATCAAAACAATTCCATCAGCTCCAATTCCAAAATGTCTATCACACAATTTTTTGAATAAAGAAGGGGTCTCTATTTTTCTAGACATAATAGAAGACCTACAATCTAGGAGTATAAAGTCATTCCCCGTCCCTTGATATTTATAAAAATTCAGTTCCATAATAACGAAGTTAATATTATTTTTTGAACTGTAAAATTATTAATTTCCATATATTTGTTTTGTGTTATTAAAAATCACTAATTAAAAATATGAAGAAAATAGTTTTTTATATTGTATTGAGCAGTATTATGAGTTCAATAATAACTATTGCTGCATATAAACAATATGCTAAAGAAGAAACTTCACTTTTTCCACTTTTTCCATATAATAGAAAAACATCATCTTTAGAAAAAACAAAGCTTACATCATTAAATTCTTCATCATTGGTTAGTTCTGCGGGGCTTCCTGATTTTACAAGAGTAGTATCGAAAACTATAGATGCAGTAGTCAATGTAAAAAATTATTCAAAAAAATATAATAATCAATTTGATCCATTCGATTTCTTTTTTGGTTTTCCTGATGATTTTGGAAATGGTAGAGGCAGGAAACCTCAAAGAAATGATATTCCTGGACTTCATGGATCTGGGGTAATTATATCTCCGGATGGATATATTGTTACTAATAATCATGTCATAAAAGACGCAGAAAAAATAGAAATAACTCTTAGCGATCAAAGAACTTATAAAGCTAAATTAATAGGGACTGATTCTAGTACCGATATCGCTTTATTAAAAATTGATGAGAAAAATCTACCTTTCATTTATTTTTCGGATTCTAATAAAGTACAAGTAGGTGAATGGGTCCTAGCGATAGGAAATCCTTTTGATTTAAACTCTACAGTTACGGCCGGGATCATAAGTGCAAAAAATAGAAGTTTGGGGATATTAAGAGGAGAAACACAATCAGCTATTGAATCTTTTTTTCAAACAGATGCAGCTGTGAATCCTGGAAATAGCGGCGGAGCTTTAATCAATGCTAATGGGGAATTAATTGGAATTAATACAGCTATTTCTTCTGCTTCTGGAAATTTTATAGGATATAGTTTTGCGGCTCCTTCTAACTTAGTAGCAAAAGTGATACAAGATATCAAAAAATATGGGACCGTACAACGTGCATATTTAGGAGTTAGAGGAATGGATCTTTCTAGAACAGAATATTTAAAAGCTTATAATAAGGAAACACATCAAAATATAAAATCACAACAAGGTTTTTTGATAGGAGAAATATTTGAAAAAAGTGGAGCGTCAGATGCTGGACTTAAAAAAGGAGATATCATAAAAAGCATAGATGGAAAACCTATACAAAACGTTGCTGATTTATCATTTATTGTAGGAACAAAATATCCAGGGGATAAAGTTAAAGTGAATATTATACGGAACAGACAGAAAAAAACTTTTAACGTTATTTTAAAAGATTTGCAAGGAAGAACAAAAATAAGAACTAAGGAGGAAATTACTCCATCTGAATTATTAGGAGCAATATTTGAACCACTGAGTTCAGAGTATAAAAAAGATTTTGGAATTGCTTATGGGATTAGAATTATAGAGATAAGAACAGGTCGTTTAAGTGCTATCGGTTTAGAAGAAGGAGACATTATTTTATCTATTAATGGAGAAAAAATGAAAAAACCTAATGATGTTGATAGAGTTTTAAAAAAATACTCAGGAGATGTGACTATAAAATCTATCAAACAAAATGGACAAGTGTATATAGCAGGATTTGAAATGAATTAATTCAATTCATACTTCTATTCTTATAAAAGAACAATGTAATGATTCCATAAATAACATTGGGGGTCCAAATAGCTAAATAAGAAGGAATAAAATCTTTGTTAGAATATGTTTTTGCGATTTCTATAAAAAAAATATAAAAAAAAGCTAATACAATTCCTATAATCATATTATAAGCTATTTCTCCTTTTTTTCTTTTCGTAGATATGGATAATCCTAAAACAGTGAATATTAAAGTCGAAAATGGGAGACTTGTTCTTTGATAATATTCATTTAAATACATATTCATATTTTTTTTGTTTCCTTCTATATCAATAAATCTTTTCAATTCATGAATATTCATAGTTTCTGCTATATATTCCTCTGGTAAAAATTGTTCCGGAATTATGGGAAATTTTTTAATCTTATAATCTCCTATATTCAAAGAATCATGATTTTTTTTGATTATAGTTTCTCTGTAATTAAATAGAATATATATTCTATGTTTTTTAGACCAAAAAATGGTTTTAGATTTTAGAATGTATGTTAATTTTTTTCCATTAAACTTTTGATATACACATTCTCTTCCTATATTTTTTTTTTTTGAAAAATTTTGAATAAAAATATATTCATTTTCTGAAATTTGAGTACTTATCGTTTGACTTTTTTCATATTTATTTTTATATCTTGGACTTAACAGGTATTGATAATGAAATTGATTTTTTTTTTTGTTAGCTATAGGTAGAAAATAATAGTTTATTATTAAAGACACAGATCCTATCATAATAGCTGATATCAAGTAAGGAAGTGTTAATCTTTTAAAACTAATTCCGCTTGATAGAATTGCTGTGATTTCTGAATTATGGGTTAATTTAGATGTAAAAAAAATAACAGACAAAAAAACGGAAATAGGAGAAAAAGTATTAATTAACCATATGGACCAAAAAGGATAATAATCAATTAAAGCCTCTTTAATTGATCCTTGATTATTTTCTAAACGATGCATACGTTGAGAAACGTCTATGATCACAGATAGAAATTGGATCGAAACAGTAATAAATATGAAAGTACTAATAAAATTACGAATAATATAACGATCAATAATTTTCATATTATTTATAAACGTTTTTGTAACAAAGGAATCATAGATTTTTTCCAAGATAAAAATTCATTGCGCATGATATGAACTTTTGCTTCTTGAATAAGATTAAAATAAAAAGAAAGATTATGTATGGAAGCTATTTCTTTTGCTAAATTATCTCTAGATAAAAAAAGATGTCTTACATAAGATTTACTATACAATTGATCTACATAAGAATTTCCGAATTCATCTAAACAGGAATAATCTTTCTCCCATTTTTTATTTTTTATATTCATGATGCCTTTAGATGTAAATAGCATTCCATGACGTCCGTTTCTTGTAGGGATAACACAATCGAACATGTCTATTCCAAGAGCAATTCCTTCTAGAATATCTACAGGATATCCAATCCCCATTAAATACCTAGGTTTTTCTTTAGGTAAAAGACCTGTTAATAGATCAGTAATACTATGTGTTTGTTCTTTTTCTTCTCCTAAACTTAATCCACCTATCGCATACCCTTCTGCTTCTAAACAGGCAATCTCTTCTGTTGAAGATTTTCTTAAATCCGGATAAATACTTCCTTGTATAATAGGAAAAAAACTTTGTTTATAATTATATATTTCTGGATTATTTTGTAAATAAGAATAACATTTTTTTAACCAATGATGTGTTCTTTTTACAGATTTTTTGGCTTCTGTATGACTACAGGGAAAAGGGGGGCAATCATCAAAAGCCATAATAATGTCTCCACCTATAAAACGTTGAATTTTCATAGATTTTTCAGGAGAAAAAAAATGTAGGGATCCATTGATAATCGATTTAAATACAACTCCGTTTTCAGTAATTTTATTTAATTTTTTCATAGAAAAAATTTGAAACCCTCCACTATCTGTTAATATAGATTGCTTCCAATTTATAAAGGAATGAATTCCTCCGGCTTTATGTAATATTTCAATCCCGGGGTTAAAATATAAATGATAAGTGTTTCCAAGAATTATTTTATACATTTTATCAAGTTCATGTATTGGAACAGATTTAACATAGCCTTTTGAAGCTACTGGCATAAAAATAGGTGTTTCTATTTTCCCATGATCCGTTTCTATAATCCCTATCCTTGCTCTAGAAAAGCTATCTGTTTTAATTAAGTTAAATTTCATTTGAAAAATTTTAACGATATATGCAACATATAGTTATAAAATATAATTTCGTCCTATATATAAAAATGAATTCACAATACCATCATAAACCAGTTCTTATAAAAGAAAGTATAGAAAATTTGATTACAGATCAAAATGGTATTTATGTAGATGCTACATTTGGTGGAGGGGGGCATTCTTATAGCATTTTGAAAAAATTAGGGAAAAAAGCAATTTTGATAGCTTTGGATCAGGATAAGGAATCTATCAAAAATAATTTGATTAAAGATAAACGTTTTCATCTATTTCACAATAATTTTATTCACATACGTGATATTTTAAATCAAAATCGTATCGATAAAATATCAGGAATATTAGCCGATTTGGGGATTTCATCTTTACAGATGGACAATCCTACAAGAGGTTTTTCGAATCAATCTAATGGTATTTTAGATATGAGAATGAACCAAGAATCCTTTTATTCTGCTAAAAATGTTCTAAATGAATGTTCAAAACAAGAGCTATTTCATATATTTTATGAATATGGAGAATTTAAAAATGCAAGAAGGATTGCAGAAAAAATATTAAAAAAACGTTTTAAAAAAAATATTACGACTACTTTAGATTTAGTTCATATTTTTTTTATAAAAGGGTCTTTTAAAAAAAGAAAAAGATTTTTTGCTAGACTTTTTCAGTCTATACGAATAGAAGTTAATAATGAAATAAATGTTTTAAAGAATTTTTTATTAGAATCTGCTAAAATCCTTTTACCAGGAGGTAGAATCGCTATAATTTCATATCATTCTATAGAAGATAGAATTATTAAATGTTTTTTTAAAAAAGGAATCATAATAAATAAAATAAATTTTAAAACTATTCCATTTAAAATGATTCATAAAAAAGTAATTAAACCTAGTTTTCAAGAGATCATAAATAATCCACGATCTAGAAGCGCTAAATTAAGGATAGCAGAAAAAACTTAATAATGTTATAAATAAAAATGAAGACAAATATACGAGATATCCTGAAAGGAAAATTTTTGGTTAAAGAAGATGCTTATCGTAGTTGGAATTTTATTGTTTTTATTACTATGCTATCTTTAATTAGCATTACCAGTTCACATATGATGGACCGAAAAATTCGGAAGATAACGAAAATTAGTGAAGAAATCAAGGAATTAAAATCAGAATATGCTGATATACACAGTCAATGTATGAAAATGCAATTAGCTTCTTTTGTAAGAAAAAAATTAGTTAATAGATTAAAACATTTAGAATCTCCTCCATACGAATTAGTTATGGAAGATACAAAAAATATAGACTCATAGACAAGAAAATAAATAATGAAAGAAAAAAGATATATTTTATTATATAAATCTTACTTAGTTGGTTTTTTCTTCATATTTATTGCTACACTAATTATTTTCAATTTATTCTATATTCAAAATTATTCAGAAGGATATAAAAAATATTTTATAGACAAAACGATTAGAACCAATTTAATTAAGGCTAAACGTGGAAATATTTATGCGTCAGATAGTAGTATTTTAGCAATGTCTGTGATCAGATATGATATTCACATTGATTTTCTGTCCATCTCTGATAAATTATTTAAAGAAAATATTTATTCTTTATGTGATTCTTTAGAATTTTTATTTAGAAAACCAAAATTTTTTTTCTATAAAAAATTTCATAATGAAAAAAAAAAGGGAAATAGATATTTTTTATTAGCAAAAAATTTAGATTATCCACATTTTAAAAAATTACGAAATTTTCCCATTTTCAATAAGGGACAAATACGAGGCGGTTTTATTGTAGAAAAAAAAATATGCAGAATTCACACATTGGAAAATATTGGAAAAAGAACATTAGGATATGATGATCATAGAGGAAAAGCTGGACTGGAAGGGGCTTTTAGCAAATATTTAAAAGGAAAAGATGGAAAAAGATTAGAACAACGTATGAGTTTTAAAATATGGAAACCATTGAAATCAGAAAACGAGATTCGTCCAGAAAATGGAAAAGATGTTTATTCTACTATAGATATATATTTACAAGATATAGCTTATCATGCGTTACTTCAAGAATTATCTATTTCTCAAGCAGATCATGGTTGTGTGGTTTTGATGAATGTAAAAAGCGGAGAAATTCCTGCTATGATCAATCTGGAAAAAACAAAAAAAAATACTTACGAAGATTTAAGAAATTTTGCAGTATGGGAAGGAAGTGAACCTGGTTCTACTTTTAAAACAATGGCTATTCTTGCTGCTTTAGAAGATAAAAAAATAGATGTAGATATGATTATCAATACCAAAGGAGGAGTTATGAAATTAAGAGGAAAAAAAATACGGGATAGTCATTATAATGGATATGTTGAAATGAATCCAAAGCAAATTTTAGAATTCTCTTCAAATGTGGGAATAGCAAAAATTATTTATGAAAATTATAAAGAAAATCCGGAAAAATTCATAGAACACTTACATAAATGGAAATTGGATAGAAAAATAGGAATTGATATTCCGGGGGAAAGCCTCCCTTTCATTCCAAAACCTGGAAAAAAAAATTGGAGTAGCATTACCTTGCCATGGATGACTTTTGGATATAATATTAAACTAACCCCTTTACAAATACTTACATTTTACAATGCGATTGCTAACCAGGGAAAAATGATTAAACCTCTATTTATTAGAGAAATAAAACATCATGGAAAAAGTATCAAAAAATATACAAAACCTATTGTTATGAACCCTT from Blattabacterium cuenoti carries:
- a CDS encoding redox-regulated ATPase YchF — translated: MKLKCGIIGLPNTGKSTFFNLISNSKVLSENFPFSTIEPNYGITKVPDERLYELKKIVNPTKIIPSEIKIVDIAGLIKGSHKGEGLGNRFLSHIRETNVIIHMIRFFHDLSILHVEGSVNPIRDKEIIDMELQFKDLETIEKRLEKVTKKNRINKSTHILKKIFSFLKKGKNIRMYPFKENDKEYIKDLQLLTVKPVIYVCNIDDRSEINLHIIENMKKIVEMENSTLVILSLKKNCIAIDQVLKKTYELLNLQSFFTVGKKEIRSWSIPNPCTAHEASSVIHTDFQKGFIRAKVIHYDDYIKYGSEENVKKEGKMFLAGKNYLIQDGDVIHFIFNK
- a CDS encoding zinc-binding metallopeptidase family protein gives rise to the protein MSNVSYSIDSDSIKFLEKYLNEYSPTGYENVGQKIWINHISSYVEKIQTDLYGTAVGIINPNSPYKLIIEAHVDEISWNVNYITEEGIIYVSRNGGSDPQIAPSKRVIIHTEKGFVHGVFGWPAIHTRKASEEKSPNPNVDNIFVDIGVSSKTEAINMGVHVGCMITYPDQFLIMNHNYFVSRALDNKIGGFIIAEVAKMLIKNEIDLKFGLYIVNSVQEEVGLKGAKMISQTIQPNVAIVTDVTHDTSTPMIDKKIQGDIRCGFGPVIGYAPSIHKNVRELIINTANSKKIYFQRLVSSRDTGTDTDAFAYSNKGVLSGLISIPLKYMHTTVEMVHKKDVEQAVLLIFETLQAININVNKFFIY
- the dapF gene encoding diaminopimelate epimerase, with the protein product MELNFYKYQGTGNDFILLDCRSSIMSRKIETPSLFKKLCDRHFGIGADGIVLIQNDDEYKSDFYMKYYNSDGKESTMCGNGARCAIFFYKKLGITKKNQIHFRAIDGDHNGFIKDNLVSINLLNIDKNTIEIHTKHVFLNTGSPHHILFAENIKEKNVYKEGKKIRFQSPYLEKGVNVNFVKILENNALQVRTYERGVENETLSCGTGVVASVIAACETNKIKNKDNVEEILVQTLGGKLWVSLTKTKNEYKNVSLTGSVKFIFKGSILV
- a CDS encoding Do family serine endopeptidase, whose translation is MKKIVFYIVLSSIMSSIITIAAYKQYAKEETSLFPLFPYNRKTSSLEKTKLTSLNSSSLVSSAGLPDFTRVVSKTIDAVVNVKNYSKKYNNQFDPFDFFFGFPDDFGNGRGRKPQRNDIPGLHGSGVIISPDGYIVTNNHVIKDAEKIEITLSDQRTYKAKLIGTDSSTDIALLKIDEKNLPFIYFSDSNKVQVGEWVLAIGNPFDLNSTVTAGIISAKNRSLGILRGETQSAIESFFQTDAAVNPGNSGGALINANGELIGINTAISSASGNFIGYSFAAPSNLVAKVIQDIKKYGTVQRAYLGVRGMDLSRTEYLKAYNKETHQNIKSQQGFLIGEIFEKSGASDAGLKKGDIIKSIDGKPIQNVADLSFIVGTKYPGDKVKVNIIRNRQKKTFNVILKDLQGRTKIRTKEEITPSELLGAIFEPLSSEYKKDFGIAYGIRIIEIRTGRLSAIGLEEGDIILSINGEKMKKPNDVDRVLKKYSGDVTIKSIKQNGQVYIAGFEMN
- a CDS encoding LptF/LptG family permease encodes the protein MKIIDRYIIRNFISTFIFITVSIQFLSVIIDVSQRMHRLENNQGSIKEALIDYYPFWSIWLINTFSPISVFLSVIFFTSKLTHNSEITAILSSGISFKRLTLPYLISAIMIGSVSLIINYYFLPIANKKKNQFHYQYLLSPRYKNKYEKSQTISTQISENEYIFIQNFSKKKNIGRECVYQKFNGKKLTYILKSKTIFWSKKHRIYILFNYRETIIKKNHDSLNIGDYKIKKFPIIPEQFLPEEYIAETMNIHELKRFIDIEGNKKNMNMYLNEYYQRTSLPFSTLIFTVLGLSISTKRKKGEIAYNMIIGIVLAFFYIFFIEIAKTYSNKDFIPSYLAIWTPNVIYGIITLFFYKNRSMN
- the tgt gene encoding tRNA guanosine(34) transglycosylase Tgt → MKFNLIKTDSFSRARIGIIETDHGKIETPIFMPVASKGYVKSVPIHELDKMYKIILGNTYHLYFNPGIEILHKAGGIHSFINWKQSILTDSGGFQIFSMKKLNKITENGVVFKSIINGSLHFFSPEKSMKIQRFIGGDIIMAFDDCPPFPCSHTEAKKSVKRTHHWLKKCYSYLQNNPEIYNYKQSFFPIIQGSIYPDLRKSSTEEIACLEAEGYAIGGLSLGEEKEQTHSITDLLTGLLPKEKPRYLMGIGYPVDILEGIALGIDMFDCVIPTRNGRHGMLFTSKGIMNIKNKKWEKDYSCLDEFGNSYVDQLYSKSYVRHLFLSRDNLAKEIASIHNLSFYFNLIQEAKVHIMRNEFLSWKKSMIPLLQKRL
- the rsmH gene encoding 16S rRNA (cytosine(1402)-N(4))-methyltransferase RsmH, which gives rise to MNSQYHHKPVLIKESIENLITDQNGIYVDATFGGGGHSYSILKKLGKKAILIALDQDKESIKNNLIKDKRFHLFHNNFIHIRDILNQNRIDKISGILADLGISSLQMDNPTRGFSNQSNGILDMRMNQESFYSAKNVLNECSKQELFHIFYEYGEFKNARRIAEKILKKRFKKNITTTLDLVHIFFIKGSFKKRKRFFARLFQSIRIEVNNEINVLKNFLLESAKILLPGGRIAIISYHSIEDRIIKCFFKKGIIINKINFKTIPFKMIHKKVIKPSFQEIINNPRSRSAKLRIAEKT
- a CDS encoding FtsL-like putative cell division protein, encoding MKTNIRDILKGKFLVKEDAYRSWNFIVFITMLSLISITSSHMMDRKIRKITKISEEIKELKSEYADIHSQCMKMQLASFVRKKLVNRLKHLESPPYELVMEDTKNIDS
- a CDS encoding penicillin-binding protein — translated: MKEKRYILLYKSYLVGFFFIFIATLIIFNLFYIQNYSEGYKKYFIDKTIRTNLIKAKRGNIYASDSSILAMSVIRYDIHIDFLSISDKLFKENIYSLCDSLEFLFRKPKFFFYKKFHNEKKKGNRYFLLAKNLDYPHFKKLRNFPIFNKGQIRGGFIVEKKICRIHTLENIGKRTLGYDDHRGKAGLEGAFSKYLKGKDGKRLEQRMSFKIWKPLKSENEIRPENGKDVYSTIDIYLQDIAYHALLQELSISQADHGCVVLMNVKSGEIPAMINLEKTKKNTYEDLRNFAVWEGSEPGSTFKTMAILAALEDKKIDVDMIINTKGGVMKLRGKKIRDSHYNGYVEMNPKQILEFSSNVGIAKIIYENYKENPEKFIEHLHKWKLDRKIGIDIPGESLPFIPKPGKKNWSSITLPWMTFGYNIKLTPLQILTFYNAIANQGKMIKPLFIREIKHHGKSIKKYTKPIVMNPSIAEKSSLIKIQNMLEGVVKNGTAKKYYNPEYPYAGKTGTTQLNYWMKGKPLSYNSSFVGYFPAKNPKYSCIVVISKPEKGYYGIEVAVPVFDKIAKSIYPRIGKKILFKKKENKKLLNKIIESKNFLIDQWVMPDIISVPGKEIIPILENKGFHIQYEGIGKVVTQSVQPGKKLKKNQIIFLKLEE